In Aestuariibaculum lutulentum, one DNA window encodes the following:
- a CDS encoding phytase, whose amino-acid sequence MKKLKINLVLGAAALMVSCGPKLPEIVATAITETTPHDTDDPAIWVNKANPEQSIVFGTDKDEVNGGVYAFNLDGKIIPEKSLTGVSYPNNVDVEYGFKLNDSTQTDIMIFTEREKHQVRVYSVPDMTPLDNGGFKVFADETDVEMKRPMGVSIYKNPKSGAISFFVSRKVGPTEGYLYQYELMSDSLGVKANLLRKVGTFSGQKEIEAIAVDDASGTLYYSDEGVGIRKYHANPEQGSEEVSLFGGEHFKADIEGIAIANYNDKGFLVVSNQQAHTFNVFDLKTNTFIKEINLGTVETDGCDVTTIALGGKYPSGLFVSMSDNKTFLFHDLSLLKLVD is encoded by the coding sequence ATGAAGAAATTAAAAATAAATTTAGTTTTAGGTGCCGCAGCGTTAATGGTAAGCTGCGGGCCTAAACTACCCGAAATTGTAGCAACAGCAATAACCGAAACTACACCTCATGATACCGACGATCCTGCGATTTGGGTGAACAAAGCCAATCCGGAACAAAGCATTGTGTTCGGAACCGATAAAGATGAGGTTAATGGCGGAGTTTATGCTTTTAACCTTGACGGAAAAATAATTCCAGAAAAGAGTTTAACAGGTGTAAGTTATCCCAATAATGTGGATGTAGAATATGGTTTTAAACTTAATGATTCTACACAAACCGACATTATGATTTTCACCGAAAGAGAAAAGCACCAGGTTCGTGTGTATTCGGTGCCAGACATGACCCCTTTAGATAACGGTGGTTTTAAAGTATTCGCCGATGAAACTGATGTGGAGATGAAACGACCAATGGGCGTTTCAATTTATAAAAATCCGAAAAGTGGAGCTATTTCCTTTTTTGTAAGTCGAAAAGTAGGACCAACCGAAGGGTATTTATATCAATACGAATTGATGTCTGATTCATTAGGTGTAAAAGCGAACTTGCTTAGAAAAGTAGGGACCTTTAGCGGACAAAAAGAAATTGAAGCTATCGCGGTTGATGATGCTTCAGGAACGCTGTATTATTCAGATGAAGGTGTAGGCATTAGAAAATACCATGCCAATCCGGAGCAGGGTAGTGAAGAAGTGAGTCTTTTTGGAGGTGAGCATTTTAAAGCTGATATCGAGGGAATCGCTATTGCAAATTACAATGATAAAGGGTTTTTAGTAGTGTCTAACCAGCAAGCCCACACGTTTAATGTCTTCGATTTAAAGACTAATACGTTTATTAAAGAAATTAATTTAGGAACTGTTGAAACCGATGGTTGCGATGTAACTACTATAGCTTTAGGAGGGAAATATCCTAGCGGATTGTTTGTTTCTATGAGCGACAATAAAACATTTTTATTTCATGACTTAAGTTTGCTTAAGTTAGTTGATTAG
- a CDS encoding TonB-dependent receptor: MKHYLVFLMLLGFTISSFSQTGNIQGVITDENGIAVPGATVAVQGFNKGAVTDFDGTYTLVEVREGLQKLIVSFLGYASVEKEVTVKANQTVALNITMSSESTTLDEVLITGYGLGGQARALNTQKNKQNITNIVSTDQIGKFPDANVGDAVKRIPGITMQVDQGEARNIIIRGLSPQLNSVTLNGSRIPSAEGDNRNVQMDLIPSDMIQSIEVNKAVTPDMDADALGGSVNLITRTSPQGFRLSATAGSGVNFITDKRILNGSFLLGNRSKNDKFGWMVSTSINDNDFGSDNVEAEWEDEFEFNNGDEDNLEEVAVNPYAKVFEIREYLVQRVRRSFSANFDYKLDQNNNLYFKSIYNWRDDRENRFRLENEILDGEDIGADDFTVDANGNLTSFPVEAKRQTKGGIAGGRNKNARLEDQRMQNYSLGGDHLFGSVKLDWMASYSKASEERLNERYLEYESEYGVAFNNNGDKPLFTPLNAADADFSLFELDEITEENQYTEEEDVNFFVNVKAPLTLVEDQEGFLKFGFKSRLKNKNRTNDFMEYSDETGALDILGDIPTRNYSDNDFLAGSQYQIGSFASADYLGGLNLYDSSLFEGEDLPDEYLTANFDVNENVYAGYAMLSQQFSDKFTVLAGVRLEHTTIDSEGNTLVFNEDGDYDGTQIVKDKGNYTNLLPGVHLKYNVADNTVLRFAWTNTLARPNYVDLVPYQEINNEDEEIYFGNSELNPTTSMNFDIMAEQYFKSVGLLSGGVFYKDIQDFIYTNVSEDDNGFEVYKPLNGNGATVFGAEVSLQRRLDFLPGFAKNFSIYLNYTYLTSNTDGIYNEDGDERTDLDLPNTAPNMFNGSLGYADKHFSVRLSGNFSDAYVDEIGGRAFEDRYYDKQFFLDFNANVALSKQLSLYVNLNNITNQPLRYYQGVKGRTMQMEYYEKRLNFGLKYDLFKKK; encoded by the coding sequence ATGAAACACTATTTAGTTTTTTTAATGCTGCTTGGATTTACTATAAGTAGCTTTTCACAAACCGGAAATATACAAGGGGTTATTACCGACGAAAATGGTATTGCGGTACCAGGAGCCACTGTGGCAGTTCAAGGTTTTAATAAAGGAGCAGTTACCGATTTCGATGGTACGTATACATTAGTAGAAGTACGCGAAGGTCTTCAGAAATTAATTGTTAGCTTTTTAGGTTATGCCAGCGTGGAGAAAGAAGTTACTGTTAAAGCAAACCAGACTGTAGCTTTAAATATTACCATGAGTTCTGAGTCTACCACTTTAGATGAAGTCCTTATTACAGGGTATGGTTTAGGCGGACAGGCCAGAGCATTAAATACGCAAAAGAACAAGCAAAATATTACCAATATCGTGTCTACCGATCAAATTGGAAAGTTCCCGGATGCTAATGTTGGAGATGCTGTAAAACGTATTCCTGGTATTACCATGCAAGTCGATCAAGGGGAGGCGAGAAACATTATTATTCGTGGTTTATCACCACAATTAAACTCTGTAACCTTAAACGGCAGTCGTATTCCTTCGGCTGAAGGTGATAACCGTAATGTTCAAATGGATTTAATTCCATCAGACATGATTCAAAGTATTGAGGTAAATAAAGCGGTAACTCCAGATATGGATGCCGATGCACTTGGTGGTTCGGTAAACTTAATTACCAGAACGTCACCTCAAGGTTTTCGTTTATCGGCAACTGCTGGTTCTGGTGTTAACTTTATTACCGATAAGCGTATTTTAAACGGATCGTTCTTATTAGGAAACCGTTCTAAAAACGATAAATTCGGTTGGATGGTTTCAACATCTATTAACGATAATGACTTCGGAAGTGATAACGTTGAAGCCGAATGGGAAGACGAATTCGAGTTCAATAATGGCGACGAAGACAACTTAGAAGAAGTTGCTGTTAATCCGTATGCTAAAGTATTTGAAATTAGAGAATATTTAGTGCAACGTGTGCGTCGTAGTTTTTCGGCTAACTTCGATTATAAATTAGATCAAAACAACAATTTATACTTCAAGTCAATCTATAACTGGAGAGACGACCGCGAGAACCGTTTCCGTTTAGAAAATGAAATTTTAGATGGGGAAGATATTGGTGCAGACGATTTCACTGTTGATGCTAACGGAAATTTAACCAGTTTTCCTGTTGAAGCGAAACGTCAAACCAAAGGTGGTATTGCTGGCGGACGTAACAAAAATGCACGTCTTGAAGATCAGCGTATGCAAAACTACAGTTTAGGTGGAGATCACTTATTTGGTAGTGTAAAATTAGATTGGATGGCATCTTACTCAAAAGCTTCAGAAGAACGATTAAACGAGCGTTATTTAGAATATGAAAGTGAATACGGTGTAGCATTCAACAATAACGGAGATAAGCCATTATTTACGCCATTAAACGCTGCCGATGCTGATTTTAGCTTATTTGAATTAGATGAAATTACCGAAGAAAATCAGTATACCGAAGAAGAAGATGTTAATTTCTTTGTAAACGTAAAAGCGCCTTTAACTTTGGTTGAAGATCAGGAAGGGTTTTTAAAATTCGGATTTAAAAGTCGTTTGAAAAATAAAAACAGAACCAATGACTTTATGGAATATAGCGATGAAACCGGAGCTTTAGATATTTTAGGTGATATTCCAACCAGAAATTATTCCGATAACGATTTCCTTGCCGGAAGTCAGTATCAAATTGGAAGTTTTGCTTCAGCAGATTATTTAGGAGGTTTAAACCTTTATGATAGTAGCCTTTTTGAAGGTGAAGATCTTCCGGATGAATATTTAACAGCTAACTTCGATGTAAACGAAAATGTTTATGCAGGTTACGCGATGTTAAGTCAGCAGTTTTCAGATAAGTTTACCGTATTGGCGGGTGTGCGTTTAGAGCATACAACCATTGATAGTGAGGGAAATACTTTAGTGTTTAACGAAGATGGTGACTACGACGGCACGCAAATTGTTAAAGATAAAGGCAACTATACAAACCTGTTGCCTGGTGTACATTTAAAATATAATGTGGCCGATAATACGGTGTTGCGTTTTGCATGGACAAACACTTTGGCGCGTCCTAACTATGTAGATTTAGTGCCATACCAGGAAATTAATAATGAAGATGAGGAGATTTATTTTGGTAACTCTGAATTAAACCCAACAACATCGATGAACTTCGATATTATGGCCGAGCAGTATTTTAAATCTGTTGGATTATTATCGGGAGGGGTGTTCTATAAAGATATTCAGGATTTTATCTATACCAATGTTTCTGAAGACGACAATGGATTTGAAGTTTATAAACCATTAAACGGAAACGGTGCAACAGTTTTTGGTGCTGAGGTGTCTTTACAACGTCGTTTAGATTTCTTACCAGGCTTTGCTAAAAACTTTAGTATTTATTTAAACTACACGTATTTAACATCTAATACCGATGGCATTTACAACGAAGATGGCGACGAGCGTACCGATTTAGATTTGCCAAATACAGCACCAAACATGTTTAACGGGTCGTTGGGCTATGCCGATAAACACTTTAGCGTACGTTTATCAGGAAACTTCTCTGATGCTTATGTTGATGAAATTGGTGGTCGTGCTTTCGAAGATCGTTATTACGACAAACAGTTTTTCTTAGACTTCAATGCTAACGTAGCTTTATCTAAACAGTTGAGTTTATATGTAAATTTAAACAACATCACCAACCAACCATTACGTTATTATCAAGGGGTTAAAGGAAGAACCATGCAAATGGAATACTACGAAAAACGCCTGAACTTTGGTTTAAAATACGATTTGTTTAAAAAGAAGTAA
- a CDS encoding tetratricopeptide repeat protein, with protein MVYYLKLLLTSCFIILSVFGQAQDSITSFQVDVKFTNLKSQLKDARFKEDSLVIATIYTKLGDFYLNLGLDSEAVKEYHLAQDYHNNKDTLFVWLNARLAQIHLGFKQFDEAKSFLKESLEVANYLDYKKGLAKANALLGSVSEKEQRYDDALKYQNTSLELYQTLKDSTGLAITNENIGSIYEDLEQYDVAYRYFLKAFNYAKNSTSDTRNNILNNLGDANRKSGIYDKALFYTEQALSLALQTKNGSQQESALKDMARTYAEMGDFEKAYQYLSNQTVANEQELKRHNAELVSSLQILHEVKERENQLELLSKQNEISKQRQLVIVLFAVALTVVFFAILVYFKKKKKQEKTILQFKQQLLKADLEKKTSEEKALKREIDIQVSALTNYSLNLAQKNKMLADVSRTLINVKDRNSEFIKSKLESMAKDIDFELSQQNEWSELLGFFGQIHPGFFDKLKAEAIEELSTSDLRLCMLIRLNLSSKDMASILHITPDSVRIARYRMRKKLPLQPKEKLDVFLANV; from the coding sequence ATGGTATATTACTTAAAATTACTTTTAACTTCATGTTTTATTATTCTGTCGGTTTTTGGGCAGGCTCAGGATTCAATCACTTCTTTTCAGGTCGATGTAAAATTCACTAATTTAAAGTCGCAATTAAAGGATGCTCGTTTTAAAGAAGATTCTCTAGTAATAGCGACAATTTACACAAAACTTGGGGACTTTTATTTGAATTTAGGTCTCGATAGTGAAGCTGTAAAAGAATACCATTTAGCGCAGGATTATCACAATAACAAAGATACTTTATTTGTATGGCTCAATGCGCGTTTAGCCCAAATTCATCTTGGTTTTAAACAATTTGATGAAGCTAAATCTTTTTTAAAAGAAAGCTTAGAGGTAGCAAATTATCTAGATTATAAAAAAGGATTAGCAAAGGCTAATGCCTTATTAGGAAGTGTTTCTGAAAAGGAGCAGAGATATGATGATGCGTTAAAATATCAAAACACTAGTTTAGAACTCTATCAAACCTTAAAAGACAGCACGGGATTGGCTATAACCAATGAAAATATTGGAAGTATTTATGAAGATCTTGAACAGTATGATGTAGCTTACAGATATTTTTTAAAAGCATTTAATTACGCAAAAAACAGCACTTCAGATACCCGAAACAATATTCTTAACAATCTTGGTGATGCCAATCGTAAATCGGGAATATATGATAAGGCATTGTTTTATACGGAGCAAGCTTTAAGTTTGGCCCTGCAAACTAAAAACGGATCGCAGCAGGAGAGTGCTTTAAAAGATATGGCGCGCACGTATGCCGAAATGGGTGATTTTGAAAAAGCTTACCAATATCTGAGTAATCAAACCGTAGCCAACGAACAGGAATTGAAACGCCACAACGCCGAATTGGTAAGTTCTTTACAGATTTTACATGAAGTAAAGGAACGAGAAAATCAACTTGAGCTTTTAAGTAAACAAAATGAAATAAGTAAGCAAAGGCAACTGGTTATTGTTTTGTTTGCTGTTGCTTTAACTGTTGTATTTTTTGCGATTTTAGTCTATTTTAAAAAGAAAAAGAAACAGGAAAAAACCATTCTTCAATTTAAACAGCAATTATTAAAAGCCGATTTAGAAAAGAAAACTTCAGAAGAAAAAGCATTAAAACGTGAAATCGACATTCAGGTGTCGGCATTAACGAATTACAGTTTAAATCTGGCGCAAAAAAATAAAATGCTTGCTGATGTTTCCAGAACTTTGATTAATGTAAAGGACAGAAATAGCGAGTTTATAAAAAGTAAACTAGAAAGTATGGCGAAAGATATCGATTTTGAACTGTCGCAACAAAACGAATGGAGTGAATTGTTAGGTTTCTTCGGGCAAATTCATCCAGGATTCTTTGATAAATTAAAAGCAGAAGCTATAGAAGAGCTTTCAACTTCCGATTTACGCTTGTGTATGCTTATACGATTAAACTTGTCTTCAAAAGATATGGCATCCATTCTTCATATTACACCCGATAGTGTTCGGATTGCACGTTACCGCATGCGAAAAAAATTACCGCTTCAGCCCAAAGAGAAGTTAGATGTGTTTCTGGCTAATGTATAG
- the rpmA gene encoding 50S ribosomal protein L27, whose protein sequence is MAHKKGVGSSKNGRESESKRLGVKIFGGQAALAGNIIVRQRGNTHHPGENVYQGKDHTLHAQVDGVVKFTKKKDNKSYVSIEPFEA, encoded by the coding sequence ATGGCACATAAAAAAGGAGTCGGAAGTTCGAAAAACGGTAGAGAATCAGAATCGAAACGATTAGGTGTTAAGATTTTTGGTGGTCAGGCTGCATTAGCTGGAAACATTATCGTTAGACAAAGAGGTAACACACACCACCCAGGTGAAAATGTTTACCAAGGTAAAGATCATACTTTACACGCTCAAGTTGATGGCGTTGTAAAATTCACTAAAAAGAAAGACAACAAGTCTTACGTTTCTATCGAGCCTTTCGAAGCTTAA
- the rplU gene encoding 50S ribosomal protein L21, with translation MYAIVEIAGQQFKVEKDQKVFVNRLATEEGEAVSFDNVLLLSDGDNVTVGAPAINGAQVGAKVLKHLKGDKVIVFKKKRRKGYRVKNGHRQALTEIVIESIVASGAKPAAKAEKKVEAPKADASQDLSALTVAELRELAKAKDISGFSTMKKAELIAALS, from the coding sequence ATGTACGCAATTGTAGAGATAGCAGGGCAACAATTCAAAGTTGAAAAAGACCAGAAAGTTTTTGTTAATCGTTTAGCAACAGAAGAAGGTGAAGCAGTATCTTTTGATAATGTACTTCTTTTAAGCGACGGTGACAATGTAACTGTAGGCGCCCCAGCTATAAACGGAGCTCAAGTAGGAGCAAAAGTTTTAAAGCACCTTAAAGGTGATAAAGTAATAGTTTTCAAGAAGAAACGTAGAAAAGGTTACCGTGTAAAAAACGGTCACAGACAAGCTTTAACAGAGATTGTTATTGAAAGTATCGTTGCTTCAGGTGCTAAGCCAGCTGCAAAAGCTGAGAAAAAAGTAGAGGCTCCTAAAGCTGACGCTTCTCAAGACTTAAGCGCTTTAACTGTTGCTGAATTAAGAGAACTAGCGAAAGCAAAAGATATTTCAGGATTTTCTACAATGAAAAAAGCTGAATTAATCGCTGCTTTAAGTTAA
- a CDS encoding DUF4199 domain-containing protein, whose translation MKKIALPIRFGLVTSAVLIAYFLILALFHRHIYPAFSFFNAVITAFGIYEAIKLTKLEKPEAFSYGEGFKTGLITGFIAAILFTFFFLFYITEINAGFLSELFKVLKGGLDADTGLVTFVVLIMGFATTVIATLAVMQFLKNSTQTK comes from the coding sequence ATGAAAAAAATAGCTCTTCCTATCCGATTTGGTCTGGTTACCAGTGCCGTTTTAATTGCGTATTTTTTAATTTTGGCTTTGTTTCACAGGCACATTTATCCGGCGTTTAGTTTTTTTAATGCCGTTATTACCGCTTTTGGTATTTACGAAGCCATTAAGCTCACTAAACTAGAAAAACCAGAAGCGTTTTCGTATGGTGAGGGTTTTAAAACCGGACTCATAACTGGTTTTATTGCGGCCATTTTATTTACTTTTTTCTTTTTGTTTTACATTACCGAAATCAATGCCGGATTTTTATCAGAATTATTTAAAGTCCTAAAAGGAGGTTTAGACGCTGATACAGGCTTAGTTACCTTTGTGGTTTTAATCATGGGATTCGCGACAACAGTTATTGCAACTCTGGCAGTTATGCAATTTTTAAAAAATAGTACGCAAACTAAATAA
- a CDS encoding DMT family transporter codes for MKSQNLKWVYLFVLSLIWGSSFILIKKSLLGLTPMQLGVLRNLITSLILLALGFRGLKSVTLNEWKWLAISALVGSFIPAFLFAIAETEIDSAVTSVLNSLVPMHTFWLGLAFFNIPSSKRQFLGLVIGFVGSCILMLNGAELNPNQNYWYAGFILLSGLMYGLNVNIIKRYLHNVKPLTIAAGNYTVIFFPAIIMLFFVDFFSEKTFRNPEIKMSMVYITTLSFFGTAMAKIMFNKLVKISTPVFTSSVTYVMPIVALMWGFLDGERFSLVQGAASFVILLGVFLVHKRQ; via the coding sequence GTGAAAAGTCAAAATTTAAAATGGGTATATTTATTTGTACTCTCGTTAATCTGGGGAAGTTCTTTTATTTTAATTAAAAAGTCACTTTTGGGATTAACTCCAATGCAACTTGGGGTATTAAGGAACTTAATAACATCATTAATTTTATTAGCATTAGGGTTTAGAGGGCTGAAAAGTGTAACACTCAACGAATGGAAATGGTTAGCGATTTCAGCGTTGGTTGGCTCTTTTATTCCTGCGTTTTTATTCGCTATAGCAGAAACCGAAATTGATAGTGCGGTAACTTCAGTCTTAAATTCTTTGGTGCCTATGCATACCTTTTGGTTAGGTTTGGCCTTTTTTAATATTCCTTCGTCTAAGCGTCAGTTTTTAGGGTTGGTTATCGGGTTTGTTGGTTCTTGTATTTTAATGTTGAATGGGGCAGAACTTAACCCAAATCAAAATTACTGGTATGCAGGTTTTATTTTGCTTTCCGGATTGATGTATGGATTAAATGTGAATATTATAAAACGATATCTTCATAATGTAAAACCTTTAACTATAGCTGCGGGTAATTATACAGTTATCTTTTTTCCGGCCATAATTATGTTGTTTTTTGTGGATTTCTTTTCTGAAAAGACATTTAGAAATCCGGAAATTAAAATGTCTATGGTTTATATTACAACCTTATCGTTTTTTGGAACGGCTATGGCTAAAATTATGTTCAATAAACTGGTTAAAATAAGTACGCCGGTATTCACATCTTCGGTAACCTATGTCATGCCAATCGTTGCTTTAATGTGGGGGTTTCTTGATGGTGAGCGATTTAGTTTAGTTCAGGGTGCAGCTAGTTTTGTTATTCTTTTAGGTGTTTTTTTAGTACACAAACGACAATAA
- a CDS encoding heavy-metal-associated domain-containing protein: MKNIFFIALLSLLAFNCKNKAESEVKTVEVATTSTQELDPNAKYAKAEFTVEGMTCMMGCAKTIENKLAKMEGVKSAKVDFDKKLAMVEYNEAMVTPENLTETVALVSDTYKVSDMKTVNSFSTEKACNANCAKACCTNKTAEEKAACAKDCKKACCAEKA; the protein is encoded by the coding sequence ATGAAAAACATATTCTTTATTGCCCTATTATCTCTTCTTGCTTTTAATTGTAAAAATAAAGCTGAATCTGAAGTAAAAACTGTTGAAGTTGCAACGACCAGCACTCAAGAGTTAGACCCAAATGCAAAATACGCTAAAGCTGAATTTACCGTTGAGGGTATGACTTGCATGATGGGATGCGCTAAAACAATTGAAAACAAACTAGCTAAAATGGAAGGCGTTAAATCTGCTAAAGTAGATTTCGACAAAAAATTAGCCATGGTTGAATACAACGAAGCGATGGTTACTCCCGAAAATTTAACAGAAACTGTTGCTCTTGTTAGCGACACTTATAAAGTAAGCGACATGAAAACTGTTAATAGTTTTTCAACTGAAAAAGCATGTAACGCTAACTGTGCTAAAGCGTGTTGTACTAACAAAACTGCAGAAGAAAAAGCTGCTTGTGCTAAAGATTGTAAAAAAGCTTGTTGTGCCGAAAAAGCTTAA
- the gldD gene encoding gliding motility lipoprotein GldD: MKYNIYLLLFVLLCVSCGEDYVPKPKAFLRLDYPEHKYNQPDFTGLPFSFETNKLATEVNVKPMRAATESYGIDLQYPSMKGTIFVTYKSINNDRKTLEKYLGDAQKLTLEHTIKADEIPAFPYENEERKVYGVFSKVKGDVASPAQFYVTDSVNHFLTGSLYFYAKPNYDSILPAANYLEKDIQHIMETLRWK; the protein is encoded by the coding sequence ATGAAGTATAATATTTACTTACTTTTATTTGTATTGCTATGTGTGTCTTGTGGCGAAGATTATGTGCCTAAGCCAAAGGCATTTTTACGATTAGATTACCCTGAACATAAATATAATCAACCGGATTTTACAGGTTTGCCATTTTCGTTTGAAACGAATAAACTGGCAACAGAAGTTAATGTAAAACCCATGAGAGCAGCTACAGAAAGTTATGGGATAGATCTTCAGTATCCTTCTATGAAAGGAACCATATTTGTAACTTATAAATCGATTAATAACGACAGGAAGACTTTAGAAAAGTATCTGGGTGATGCTCAGAAATTGACTTTAGAGCACACCATTAAAGCTGATGAAATTCCTGCATTTCCTTATGAAAATGAAGAACGAAAAGTTTACGGCGTTTTTTCTAAGGTTAAAGGCGATGTAGCTTCGCCGGCACAGTTTTATGTTACCGACAGTGTGAATCACTTTTTAACAGGCTCGTTGTATTTTTATGCCAAACCAAATTACGATTCCATTTTGCCAGCTGCAAACTATCTGGAAAAAGATATTCAACATATTATGGAAACCTTAAGGTGGAAATAA